A stretch of the Sphingosinithalassobacter tenebrarum genome encodes the following:
- a CDS encoding alpha/beta hydrolase: MRCRSTLLLLPMLLAGCAHFGAPPMPDPGLYGETYTKGSHGDVRTLIVVLNGDGSPGVRTDERRFAKTASDTIPESAVVALLRPGYADGEGHVSPGERGADIGDNYTSEQLEAVATAVSAYRHRYPKANVVLVGDSGGAAIAANLAGIRPDLVDGIVLVGCPCTLPEWRAYMEQRKPAIAWEQPVASLDPLKTAGGIAPGLRAAVIVGAEDEVTPVRFSRSYAEALTLRGIATDYRILPGRGHDLLNDPEVIAATSRLAASLPEEL; encoded by the coding sequence ATGCGCTGTAGATCCACATTATTGCTGCTGCCCATGCTGCTCGCGGGGTGCGCGCATTTCGGCGCGCCGCCGATGCCCGATCCGGGGCTCTACGGCGAAACCTATACCAAGGGCTCGCACGGCGACGTGCGCACGCTGATCGTCGTTCTGAACGGCGACGGAAGCCCCGGGGTGCGCACCGACGAACGCCGGTTCGCCAAGACGGCCAGCGACACGATTCCCGAAAGCGCTGTCGTGGCGCTGCTGCGACCCGGCTATGCCGATGGCGAGGGACATGTCTCGCCTGGCGAGCGCGGCGCGGATATCGGGGACAATTATACCAGCGAACAGCTTGAAGCCGTCGCAACGGCCGTATCCGCCTATCGCCATCGCTATCCCAAGGCCAATGTCGTGCTGGTCGGCGATTCGGGCGGCGCGGCCATCGCCGCCAACCTGGCGGGCATCCGGCCCGATCTGGTCGACGGGATCGTTCTGGTCGGTTGCCCCTGCACGCTGCCCGAATGGCGCGCCTATATGGAACAGCGCAAGCCCGCCATTGCCTGGGAACAGCCCGTCGCTAGCCTGGACCCGTTGAAAACCGCGGGCGGTATCGCACCCGGCCTGCGCGCTGCGGTGATCGTCGGGGCCGAGGACGAAGTGACGCCGGTGCGTTTCTCGCGCTCCTATGCGGAGGCATTGACGCTGCGCGGGATCGCCACCGATTATCGCATCCTGCCCGGCCGCGGACACGACCTTTTGAACGACCCCGAAGTGATCGCCGCCACCAGCCGCCTCGCCGCTTCACTGCCGGAGGAACTATGA
- the coaBC gene encoding bifunctional phosphopantothenoylcysteine decarboxylase/phosphopantothenate--cysteine ligase CoaBC yields MKSILLIVGGGIAAYKACELIRLCRKAGIGVRCVLTRGGEHFVTPMTLAALSEAPVHTSLWDLKDEAEMGHIQLSREADLVVVAPATADLLAKMATGMADDLATTLLLATDKPVLAAPAMNVRMWEHPATQRNLERLRADGVGFVGPDEGAMACGEYGAGRLAEPEAIVSAITDRLSGSGKRLAGKRILITAGPTHEPIDPVRYIANRSSGRQGYAIAGALAHLGAEVTLVSGPVALPTPPGVTRVDVETAQEMANAVATALPADAAVMVAAVADWRVETSDQKIKKTAEGAPRLEFSENPDILAMLAQSPRRPALLIGFAAETERVVEHAAEKRTRKGADWIVANDVSGDVMGGEANSIHLVTGDGIEHWERMPKAQVAEKLAQRIADAL; encoded by the coding sequence ATGAAGTCCATTCTGCTGATCGTCGGTGGCGGTATCGCTGCCTACAAGGCGTGCGAGCTGATCCGCCTGTGCCGCAAGGCAGGGATCGGCGTGCGCTGCGTCCTGACCAGGGGCGGCGAGCATTTCGTGACTCCGATGACGCTGGCGGCGCTTTCCGAAGCGCCTGTCCATACCAGCCTGTGGGATCTGAAGGACGAGGCGGAGATGGGGCATATCCAGCTCAGCCGCGAAGCCGATCTGGTGGTCGTGGCGCCGGCCACCGCCGATCTGCTGGCAAAGATGGCGACGGGCATGGCGGATGATCTCGCCACCACATTGCTGCTCGCGACCGACAAGCCCGTGCTGGCGGCGCCCGCGATGAACGTTCGTATGTGGGAACATCCCGCAACGCAGCGCAATCTTGAACGGCTGCGCGCCGACGGCGTCGGCTTTGTCGGGCCGGATGAAGGCGCGATGGCTTGCGGCGAATATGGCGCCGGGCGTCTTGCCGAACCCGAGGCGATTGTTTCGGCGATCACCGATCGGTTGAGTGGTTCCGGCAAGCGGCTCGCGGGCAAGCGCATCCTGATCACTGCCGGGCCGACCCACGAACCGATCGATCCGGTCCGCTATATCGCCAATCGCTCTTCGGGACGGCAGGGCTATGCAATTGCCGGGGCGCTGGCACACCTGGGCGCGGAAGTGACGCTGGTCTCCGGGCCGGTAGCGCTGCCCACGCCGCCGGGCGTGACGCGAGTCGACGTCGAAACCGCGCAGGAAATGGCCAATGCCGTCGCCACTGCCCTGCCCGCCGATGCTGCAGTGATGGTCGCCGCCGTCGCCGACTGGCGCGTGGAAACATCTGATCAGAAGATCAAGAAGACCGCAGAGGGGGCACCCCGGCTGGAATTCAGCGAGAATCCCGACATATTGGCGATGCTGGCCCAAAGCCCGCGCCGCCCCGCCCTGCTGATCGGCTTTGCTGCCGAAACCGAGCGCGTCGTCGAGCATGCCGCCGAAAAACGGACTCGCAAGGGCGCGGACTGGATTGTCGCCAACGATGTATCGGGCGACGTGATGGGCGGAGAAGCAAACAGCATTCATCTGGTCACGGGCGACGGAATCGAGCATTGGGAGCGCATGCCCAAAGCCCAGGTCGCCGAAAAGCTCGCGCAGAGGATTGCCGATGCGCTGTAG